From one Pempheris klunzingeri isolate RE-2024b chromosome 9, fPemKlu1.hap1, whole genome shotgun sequence genomic stretch:
- the srp72 gene encoding signal recognition particle subunit SRP72 → MASGGVSVASLWTEVNRCGQNGDFTRALKALTKILHENRDDVTALHCKIVCLIQNGSFKEALNVMNTHSKVLGSEVVFEKAYCEYRLNRVESALKTIESAPEQTDKLKELYGQVLYRLERYDDCKSVYTDLIRNSQDEYEEERKTNLAAVVASMSQWERAPLEDLGLPETTYELCYNAACTLIGQGQLTEALNKLRQAEELCRVSLADDSDVTEEDIESELAVIHSQMAYVMQLQGRTDEALQLYNQVIKLKPSDVGLLAVTANNIITINKDQNVFDSKKKVKLTNAEGVEYKLAKKQLQAIDLNKALLAMYTNQADQCRKLSSSLQSQNPGHPRPVLIQVAQLCREKQHSRAIELLQQFSDQHPESASGIKLTMAQLYLVQGHVTKACDVLRSIEEFKHKSGMVSALVTMYSHEEDIDSAIDVFKQAIEHYQSEQPGSAAHLALVREAANFKLKYGRKKEAISDLEQLWKQNTNDIHTLAQLISAYSLVDTDKAKSLSKHLPSADTMAFNVDVDELENSHGATYVRKKAAKVTAGENLPKEQGQVEIKKKRKKKKGKLPKNCDPKATPDPERWLPMRERSYYRGKKKGKKKEQIGKGTQGATAGASAELDASKTASSPPTSPRPGSASGSSAAPTSNVVPPRQQKPAASGATRKKAPQKKKKGGKGGW, encoded by the exons ATGGCGAGCGGAGGGGTCTCGGTGGCTTCGCTGTGGACCGAAGTGAACCGCTGCGGTCAGAATGGAGACTTCACAAGAGCCCTGAAAGCTCTGACTAAAA TTTTGCATGAAAACAGGGATGATGTGACGGCCCTTCACTGTAAAATAGTTTGCCTTATTCAGAATGGCAGCTTCAAAGAGGCGCTGAATGTCATGAACACCCATTCAAAAGTGCTCGGCAG TGAGGTTGTGTTCGAAAAGGCTTACTGCGAGTACCGGCTGAACAGAGTGGAAAGTGCCCTGAAGACGATTGAAAGTGCTCCTGAACAGACGGACAAGCTGAAGGAGCTCTACGGTCAAGTG TTGTACAGACTGGAGCGCTACGATGACTGCAAGTCCGTCTACACAGATCTGATCAGAAACTCCCAGGATGagtatgaggaggagaggaagaccaACCTCGCTGCTGTAGTGGCCTCCATGAGTCAGTGGGAGAGAGCTCCGTTG GAAGATCTAGGTCTTCCAGAAACAACATATGAGCTGTGCTATAATGCTGCCTGCACTCTGATTGGCCAAGGACAGCTTACAGAGGCCCTCAATAAGCTACGACAAGCAGAGG AGCTTTGCAGAGTCTCATTGGCAGATGATTCT GATGTAACTGAGGAAGACATCGAATCAGAGCTGGCTGTCATCCATTCTCAGATGGCATATGTCATGCAGTTACAAGGTCGGACAGATGAGGCACTGCAGCTCTACAACCAGGTCATTAAGCTCAA GCCATCAGATGTGGGGCTGCTTGCTGTGACTGCCAACAATATCATTACAATAAACAAG gaCCAAAACGTTTTTGACTCAAAGAAAAAGGTGAAACTGACGAACGCTGAAGGTGTTGAATACAAGCTGGCGAAGAAGCAGCTGCAGGCCATTGACCTCAACAAAGCCCTTCTGGCCATGTACACGAACCAG GCTGACCAGTGCAGGAAACTGTCATCTAGTCTTCAGTCTCAGAATCCGGGTCACCCGCGGCCGGTCCTCATCCAGGTTGCGCAGCTCTGCAGGgagaagcagcacagcagggCCATAGAGCTGCTCCAG caaTTCTCTGATCAACACCCAGAGAGTGCTTCTGGCATCAAACTGACAATGGCACAACTCTATTTAGTACAAG GTCACGTAACAAAAGCTTGTGATGTCCTAAGGTCCATTGAGGAGTTCAAGCACAAATCAGGAATG GTTTCAGCTCTGGTGACGATGTACTCCCATGAAGAAGACATCGACAGCGCCATTGACGTTTTCAAACAAGCAATTGAGCACTACCAGTCTGAACAG cccgGATCTGCTGCTCACTTGGCACTTGTACGTGAAGCTGCCAATTTCAAGCTGAAGTACGGACGGAAAAAGGAAGCCATTAGTGATCTGGAGCAGCTGTGGAA GCAGAACACCAATGACATCCACACGCTGGCACAACTCATCTCGGCATATTCTCTGGTGGACACGGATAAAGCCAAATC CCTCAGCAAGCACCTTCCATCCGCAGACACGATGGCCTTCAATGTGGACGTAGACGAGCTGGAGAACTCCCACGGAGCCACCTACGTCAGGAAGAAAGCTGCTAAggtcacagcaggagaaaaccTTCCCAAAGAACAAGG CCAAGTCGAGatcaaaaagaagaggaagaaaaagaaag GCAAACTGCCCAAGAACTGTGACCCCAAAGCGACCCCTGACCCCGAGAGGTGGCTGCCTATGAGGGAGCGATCCTACTACAGAGGCAAGAAGaaggggaagaagaaggagcaaaTAGGAAAGGGCACACAGGGAGCGACGGCAGGAGCCTCAGCCGAGCT GGATGCCAGTAAGACAGCCAGTAGCCCCCCTACCTCCCCCAGACCAGGGTCTGCATCCGGCTCATCTGCAGCCCCCACCAGCAACGTAGTCCCCCCACGACAGCAGAAGCCTGCAGCCTCGGGGGCCACACGAAAGAAggcaccacagaagaagaagaagggaggcAAAGGAGGCTGGTAG
- the LOC139206826 gene encoding snRNA-activating protein complex subunit 1-like, with protein MPRLPPHYSDFFHAPLTEDVEELLARFQQTDSVRFEAFAATWRDMCFSDVFLGIPRVGEMKRFCRVTLATAVKYFLPPYSYQIRVGGLYLLFSFYHTQLAVPPVQIRLPLRDWAQIQKFLRDSVDSGHHDVVYIYRKLVAIKAIHFTAMPHFLTFQKQRKPKKESVCAEFLGRTTAVQELVSANILEELANIQDHYERLKEATVEVRGNVTMTHRDLAVSLKDCMSEFITWQQKTFSQGGKDQKDEEEEEEERPVESSSSSSRARLLSSIKQRSYTSFQEAPKARRHRQAETVDSSSSGAEQVREAALQRKRLPSLRARTWQSLGVTPAERKLQAWLLSAPEQRERLPLKRANQAASVRPR; from the coding sequence ATGCCTCGTTTGCCGCCTCATTACTCTGATTTCTTCCACgctcctctgacagaggacgtggaggagctgctggctcGTTTCCAGCAGACTGACTCGGTCAGATTTGAGGCGTTTGCAGCCACCTGGAGGGACATGTGCTTCTCGGATGTCTTTCTGGGCATTCCTCGTGTGGGCGAAATGAAGAGATTCTGCAGAGTAACGTTGGCCACAGCCGTGAAGTACTTCCTGCCTCCTTACAGCTACCAGATCCGAGTGGGAGGCTTGTATTTGCTGTTTAGCTTCTACCACACGCAGCTCGCCGTTCCGCCTGTGCAGATCAGACTCCCCCTGAGGGACTGGGCTCAGATCCAGAAGTTTCTCAGAGACTCTGTGGATTCCGGGCATCATGATGTTGTTTACATATACCGAAAGCTTGTCGCGATCAAAGCCATACACTTCACCGCCATGCCACATTTTCTCACCTTCCAAAAGCAGAGGAAACCAAAGAAGGAGTCCGTGTGCGCCGAGTTTCTGGGGAGGACCACGGCCGTGCAGGAGCTCGTCTCCGCAaacatcctggaggagctggccaACATCCAGGACCACTACGAGAGGCTGAAGGAGGCCACGGTGGAGGTCAGAGGCAACGTCACCATGACCCACAGGGACTTAGCCGTCAGCCTGAAGGACTGCATGTCCGAGTTCATCACTTGGCAGCAGAAGACTTTCTCACAGGGTGGCAAAGACCAgaaggatgaggaagaggaggaggaggagaggccgGTCGAgtcgagcagcagcagcagcagggccagGCTCCTGTCCTCCATAAAGCAGAGGAGCTACACCAGCTTCCAGGAGGCGCCCAAGGCCAGGAGGCACCGTCAGGCCGAGACGGTGGACTCCTCCAGCTCGGGGGCAGAGCAGGTGCGGGAGGCGGCTCTGCAGCGCAAGAGGCTCCCCTCCCTGCGCGCTCGGACCTGGCAGAGTCTGGGGGTGACGCCGGCGGAGAGGAAGCTCCAGGCCTGGCTCCTGAGCGCCCCCGAGCAGCGGGAGAGGCTGCCGCTGAAGAGGGCCAACCAGGCGGCGTCCGTCAGACCACGATGA
- the hopx gene encoding homeodomain-only protein, which produces MASKTMDGLTLSDYQMKLLENSFKTVSRHPDGTTLMLIAAECGLTEEETQKWFKRRNAEWRQAEGLPAEHRSVLD; this is translated from the exons ATGGCGTCTAAGACGATGGATGGTCTGACGCTGTCGGATTACCAGATGAAACTGCTGGAGAACAGTTTCAAAACAGTCAGCAGGCATCCGGACGGGACGACGCTCATGCTGATCGCTGCGGAGTGCggactgacagaggaggaaacgcAA AAATGGTTCAAGAGACGTAACGCAGAGTGGAGGCAGGCCGAGGGTCTTCCGGCTGAGCACAGATCGGTGTTGGACTGA
- the arl9 gene encoding ADP-ribosylation factor-like protein 9: MFGLREAGVLGASVALAGTVGYLVWTYASSSGEREPETRRGQDGVRVREEAEGGEEGEDRGEEAGLTVPVVAAEAQKASESRPVQSARTQVLVLGLDGAGKTSLLHCLATGTLEQDMQPTEGFNAVSINREDMHVEFLEIGGKEELRPYWQKYMSKALLLVFMVDSSKPELFPVAKRHLHELLASDPRLPLMVLANKQDLPGVCSITDLHDALSLSEVGDRRLFLIGTHVKKGEAELSSGVQDARDLIIQMVSDGR, translated from the exons ATGTTTGGTTTGAGAGAAGCCGGTGTCCTCGGCGCCTCCGTCGCTTTGGCGGGGACAGTCGGCTATCTAGTCTGGACCTACGCGTCCTCCTCCGGGGAGAGGGAGCCTGAAACACGGCGGGGGCAGGACGGCgtgagagtcagagaggaggcagagggaggggaagagggagaggacaggggagaggAAGCTGGACTAACTGTGCCTGTTGTTGCTGCCGAAGCTCAGAAAGCATCAGag TCCAGGCCAGTGCAGTCGGCGAGGACACAGGTGCTGGTTCTGGGTCTGGATGGAGCCGGTAAGACCAGCCTTCTGCACTGTTTGGCCACCGGCACCCTGGAGCAGGACATGCAGCCGACTGAGGGCTTCAACGCCGTCTCCATCAACAGAGAAGACATGCACGTCGAGTTTCTAGAGA ttgGAGGTAAAGAGGAGCTGCGGCCATACTGGCAGAAGTACATGTCCAAGGCTCTTTTGCTGGTGTTCATGGTCGACTCCTCCAAACCGGAGCTCTTCCCCGTTGCTAAGAGGCATCTACACGAGCTGCTGGCCTCCGACCCCCGTCTGCCTTTAATGGTACTGGCCAACAAACAG GACCTTCCAGGAGTCTGCAGCATCACAGACCTCCATGACGCTCTGAGTCTGTCCGAGGTCGGAGATCGCAGGTTGTTCCTCATCGGCACCCATGTGAAGAAGGGCGAGGCGGAGCTCAGCTCGGGCGTTCAGGACGCCCGGGACCTGATCATCCAGATGGTTTCTGACGGCAGATAA